Within the Medicago truncatula cultivar Jemalong A17 chromosome 4, MtrunA17r5.0-ANR, whole genome shotgun sequence genome, the region gagagatgagagaagtgagaagttagagagagaaagaacatagCAAAATGAATAAACCGGTGTAAGCTTGTTTATATAGACCActagaccggaccggttcaagaccggtccaatcccttgcaatcctgagcgttggatctagggtttccctccctggatcaatccaacgctccctgtgcatccaggccttaggttttgggcttgggtcTCCTTCTGCGCAGATTCCTTTGTTTCTTGTTagtttcttgctatttgcaccttgCTGTCTTGCTATTTGAACCTCTGCTCGttcaatttttctcttaaaaattctaaaaaatttctatgtgttctttaattcatttttggtatttcttGTGGTGCTTTTACATAttgaaaaactaataaaaaatgtatgtgatAGTTCTTGatgtttttcactttttaattgaatttcttGTGAATTTCTTGTCACATTGTGTTCATGGTATCTTGGTGCATGAtatgagtgattaatatgcAATTTCATGTTGAATATGCTAATGGTTGTGTGAttgttttactgtttttttGATGTGATTTGCTTGTTCCTTGTATTGCAAGTAGTGTGTTTCTCTTTACATGTTGGTTATTGTCGACGTTTTTACCGTTTTATCTCATAATTCAATTGCTTACTTTTTCTTACCATTTGTGCCTTATTTCACTAACATTTCtatttcatgtttcatccattTCATAAGCATTCTACCACCTCCATCTCAATTTCTTGTAGTTTAGGCATTTTTACCCTTCAATTTCTATGTTAAAGTTGGCATGTAAATTTAGGtagtttcaatttctcttttttaatttcttgcaagaccatagaatgtaaactagggccaatgtaacggacaatggcctctaatgatgtacaccgacacaagcaccgacacgcacacacgttgtatgttgaTTTACCGTCTTAGATGCATGCTTAGGgaacgcgatacttagaaaaaatacattttcaaaaactagcaaattccatcacttgaaattttttcctAATacaccttggagtcaaaactccattgaattttccctttattttcttaagcaaaactcaaatgaactctaattccaacttagactttttttaataattgaaccaaccattcgccattttcttctctcatgcctttactgCTTCTCTCCCTTCttcaaaacccattttcaaaaacttaaaatcaattgaaactcacaaaatatttttgagagagaactacatggaattttgatcccttaaaagggtatgtaggcaagaggtcgaaacctctccaagtccaataaaataaaaatccaaacatttcctccctccattcttaacctaaataaactttcttttcaataaataagcataaaaataaagcgtagacataaagctaggaaagcggttcctatagaatactatagtcgttacgggtgcctaacaccttcccgtaacgaaaacgacccccgaacttagagtttctaagggttttctcaattttacccttcctaagaaaaaatagagaatatcaaagattgaaaggttcaagcctaattaatgacttgataccccaaaatcgtgataacagacATTATGGGAGGAGATACCCACTTTCGCTTCGTTTTAGGCTGGTATAAGTGGATGTTGCCTCCTCAGTTGATTCGTCGTCGATTCTGCAACAACTGGCGCAACTGCCCTGGGGATGGGATAAGAAACAACTATCGAGGATTTCATCATGCTGAGGATGAACTGTATAATCTTCAGCATTTTTGCCTCCGCTGTCGTCTCGATAGCGAGATAAGATGGTTTCTCGATGTTTTTGGCTTCAGCCAGTTTATGTAGAACGTCTCATCGATTGAAAAGCTCTCTTAGAGtttttcttttaagttattttgtagcaTTTCTTTTTGTAATGGTTTACTTTGTCCTCTTAGAGTCCATTTTGGGAATATTTTATGTAAACCGCCCATTAGTTGGCCTTCTGTATGAAATGCTATGTTTAAATTTCTTTTCGAATCATTCTTGcatgattttaatttcttgcagtGTCGGTTTATACTTTTTCAAGTACTTTCCGTTTATTCGCAAGATCCTTTGATCTTCATTTAATTCTTCGATTTCATATGCATTGTTCGAAAAAACCCTCAATATTTGCCATGGTCCTTCCCAGCTGGGTGACCATTTTCCCAAAGTCCTATCTTTTCTGTCCATTGGTAAAATGACTTTCCACACCAAATCTCCCTGGGTGAAAATTTTCGATTTCACCTTTTTGTTATATGCTTTTGCTACCCTTTCCTTTTGTCTTGCAAGGACTTCCAATGCAGTTAATCTTTCTTCATCTAGATCGATCAATTCATCCATGACCATGTTCCAATAATGGTTAACCGGTATTTCACATTGTCTCTGGATTCTAGTTGACTGAAGCAGAATTTCTACTGGTAACACAACATAACGTTAGTCTAAATGGTGTGGTATTTGTTTATTCCTTGGGAGATGTTCGACATGCCCACAGAGATTCGCCTAAAACTTCATGCCAGCTTTTTggctttgttttgattttccttttgataatggaaataatatttttgtttgctgCTTCGACTTGACCGTTCGCTTGTGCATAATATTGTGTCGAAGTCAGCAATTTGAATCCTATGTCTTCGGCAAATTTTGCCATCTTTCGACCAGTAAACACAGATCCTTGGTCTGTGGTAATGGTTTCTGGAATACCAAATCTATAGATAATAGATTTTTGGATGAAACTTATAACTTCATCTTGAGTGACATCTTTCAAAGGAATTGCCTCTATCCATTTTGTGAAATAGTCTATCCCTACCAAAATGTATTTATACCCTTTTGATGATGTGGGTTTAATTTCTCCTATTACATCTACGGCCCATCCTCTGAATGGCCATGGTTTGATTATTGCATGTAGCTCACTTGCCGGAACGCGTTGAATCTCGACGTATTTTTGGCATCCTTGACACCCTTTGGCGAATTCTATGCAATCTTTGAGCATAGTTGGCCAATATAACCCTTGTCGAAACAAAagccattttattttatgaccAGCTTGATGTGTTCCACAAGTTCCacttgttggaacaaaatgtgtttcacaatgaaccttattaagttttgatgataacaaggtattaaaaattgttaattggttattactaataattgttcaagtgtaccggaccaaaggctactcaagttatttcaataggtcttggaagaacaatggaaagaaaaagaaattctgagcatctgaagaaaactgctcctaaagctgaagtgcttctgaagtgatgacgtcatcagaagcagaaggtcatcagaagcaaaagttttcatcagaagcaatatcttcaccagaagctacgtttgatcctttaatcaaactgaagattcaaagtagctgattctcaattcagtcttatccaagaagaacgaagaattgaaagggaggtatcaacggatatatggatagcactaagcacttgtctctcgttaatagagttgacaaagtacaagtgtacaaccactacctccactactctgttttctgtctacgctacaagacaaaacaacagccatgcctgcagaatttgtacgttcaagatgggaatgaatttgaagcttattcttcaaaggactacacccaaatcaggcaaaggattactggtggataatcaaaggatttcaaacgactctttagacgtgctgattatctcaacgtctctttcacgcccctatataaaggagtgaaaaCTTGAAGataagatagagatacataagttcaaaagcgccaaaactctgtcaatttgattctacaaagcacactgaatttctgcactgatttgatatatcttagaaattcaaagtctagagtctttactgtattgtattgtgaacaccactgattgtatatcaagtgttcaagtcaaactcaattctctgtatttttgtttgattagaagtctcttgcctgcgtgcttgagcattagaagtctcttgcttagtgcttgagcattggaagactcttgcgtgtgtgcttgagcatttttgtgaagtctcatacttagaaagtattgagcagttgtaatctttgtgattatagtgaaatctccttggaagtgcaagggggactggactacttccgtgttgtggaaggaaccaggataactgcttgtgtcgttgtctttcttttctctgctctgttcttttccgctgcaatctgactctgatcatttcatcagaagcaatcaaactgcttctgaagttttatcagaagaagtattttttaagagaaaaagaaaacacaattcaacccccccccccttcttgtgtttttcaccttcaattggtatcagagcttgctctgttatcacagcacttaaccgtgttacagttcaagatctattagaaaaacatgtctggagatgaggaatcagttactacaaaatacacaagtgtcaagcatgactatgatactacTGACAAGAAAatagactctggaaaagctccaaagtttaatggagatccagaagagttttcatggtggaaaactaatacagctttatcatgggattggatgaagagttatgggacatactggaagatggagttgatgatctagatttggatgaagaaggagctgctatagacagaagaatacatactcctgctcagaagaagctttataagaaacaccacaagataagaggaatcattgtggcttctatacctcgcaccgaatacatgaagatgagtgacaaatctactgcgaaggctatgtttgcttctctatgtgcaaactttgaaggcaacaagaaggtgaaagaggctaaagctttgatgctagttcatcagtatgaacttttcagaatgaaggatgatgagagtatagaagaaatgtactcaagatttcaaactttagtttctggattgcaaatactgaagaaaagctatgttgcttctgatcatgttagtaagattttgagaagcttaccttcaagatggagacccaaagtaactgctattgaggaagctaaggatctaaatactttaagtgttgaagatcttgttagctcactcaaagtgcatgaaatgagtttaaatgagcatgaaacctctaagaagagtaaatccattgctttaccatctaaaggaaagacttcaaaatcttccaaagcctacaaagccagtgaatctgaagaagaatcacctgatggagattctgatgaagatcaatctgtaaagatggctatgctgtccaacaagcttgagtatctggcaaggaagcagaagaaatttttgagcaagagaggtagctacaagaactccaagaaagaagatcagaagggatgcttcaattgtaagaagcctggtcatttcattgctgattgccctgatcttcagaaggagaagtttaaaggtaaatccaagaaatcaagcttcagctccaataaattcagaaagcaaatcaaaaagagcttgatggcgacctgggaagatttggatagtgaatctggttctgataaagaagaagctgatgatgatgctaaggcagccatggggttagtggcaacagtatcatcagaagcagtatcagaagctgagtcagattcagaagatgaaaatgaggtatattccaaaattcctagacaagaacttgttgattctctaaaagaacttttatcactgtttgaacacagaaccaatgagttgacagatttaaaagaaaaatatgttgatttgatgaaacaacaaaagacaactctattggaactaaaagcttctgaagaagaactcaaagggtttaacctcatatcaacaacatatgaagatagactcaagattctttgtcagaagctacaagaaaaatgtgataaaggttcaggcaataaacatgagattgccttggatgattttattatggctggaatggacagaagcaaagttgcttctatgatctacagcacatacaagaacaaaggcaaagggattggatattctaaggagaaatccaaagaatacagtctcaagagctactgtgattgtatcaaggatggattgaaatccacctttgtgcctgaaggtacaaatgctgtaactgcagttcagtcaaaacctgaagcttctggttcacaggctaagatcacatcaaagccagaaaacctcaagaCCAAGGTTATGataaaatctgatcctaag harbors:
- the LOC120579917 gene encoding uncharacterized protein; the protein is MLKDCIEFAKGCQGCQKYVEIQRVPASELHAIIKPWPFRGWAVDVIGEIKPTSSKGYKYILVGIDYFTKWIEAIPLKDVTQDEVISFIQKSIIYRFGIPETITTDQGSVFTGRKMAKFAEDIGFKLLTSTQYYAQANVEILLQSTRIQRQCEIPVNHYWNMVMDELIDLDEERLTALEVLARQKERVAKAYNKKVKSKIFTQGDLVWKVILPMDRKDRTLGKWSPSWEGPWQILRVFSNNAYEIEELNEDQRILRINGKYLKKYKPTLQEIKIMQE